The following DNA comes from Mycobacterium sp. SMC-4.
GGTTGACGGGGTTGGCGACCTACGGGTTGGCGAGCAAGGCCGCCGCGCTGCGGCGGCTGCCCACGCGTGAGCAGCGCTTGGCGGTGCTGGCCGCGACGGTCGTTGTGTTGAGCGCGCGGGCGGTCGACGACGTGTTGGAGACCTTCGACATGTTGATGACGACGAAGCTTCTGTCCAAGGCCGAGCGGGAGTCTCGCGAGGAGAAGCTGCGTCGCTATCCGAGGGTGTCACGCAACGCAGGCAAGCTCGCGGCAGCGGTGAAGGTGCTGCTGGAGATGGTCGAGGTCAACCAGGACGTCGGGCTGGGCGTGGTGTTGGACATGATCGAGAAGACCGTCACCCGGGCCGAGTTGCGGCACGCGGTCCAGGCGGTCGACGAGCTGGTGCCCGCCGACGACGCGGAGCTGGATGGGCAGCGGTTGATCGAGTTGGCCGGCAAGTTCGCCACGGTCCGCCCGTTCCTGTCGATGCTGATGGACACGATCGAGTTCGGCGCGACCAGTGACGGCGCCGCCGTCCTGGCGGCAATGAAGACCCTCGCCGAGCTGCTGACATCCAGGTCGTCGGGCAAGATCCCGGCAAACCTGCTGGACGCCCGCAAGGTCGACCACGACTTGATCGTCGGCGCGTGGAAGCGCTTGATCTACACGCCGGGCCGACCGGAGGGCACCGTCGACCGGAACTCCTACACGATCTGCGTGTTGGAACAGTTCCACCGACACCTCAAGCACCGCAGCATCTTCGCGGTGCGTTCGTCGCGGTGGCGCGACCCGCGGGCGCACCTGCTGGCAGGCGAAGCCTGGGAGGCTGCGCGTGACGCCGGCATGAACGCGCTGGGCCTGCCCGCCGCGCCGACGCAGCTGCTGACCGATCACGCGACGGCGTTGGAGACCGCTTATCGGGAGTTGGCCGCACGGCTGGGCGAGGACACCCCAGCCAGCATCGACGCCGACGGCAAACTGCACGTCGCCGCGCTGGACGCCAAGGCCGAGCCCGCGTCGCTGGTCGACCTGCGCCGCCGGGTGGAGGCGATGATCCCGCGTGTGGACCTGCCGGAACTGGTCACGGAGGTGATGAGCTGGCATCCCGGTTTCACCGAGGCGTTCACCCACACCTCGGGCAACGAGGCCCGCGTCGCCGACCTCGGCTTGTCGGTGGCGGCCGTGCTCTGTTCCTATGCGATGAACGTCGGGTTCAAACCGGTGACAACGCCTGGTGTCGACGCCCTGACCAGGGATCGGCTGCTGCACGTCGACCAGTGCTACGTGCGGGCCGAGACCATCGAGGCGGCCAACGCCGTGCTGGTCGACGCCCAGGCCGACATCCCCCTGGCCCAAGCGTGGGGCGGCGGGCTGGTCGCCTCGGTGGACGGGATGCGGTTCGTGGTGCCCGTGCGCACCCATAACGCCCGCCCGAACCCGAAGTACTTCGGCCGGAAACTGGGCATCACCTGGTTGAACATGCTCAACGACCAGTCCGCCGGGCTGGCAGGCAAGGTGCTGCGCGGAACACCTCGCGATTCGCTGCACACCATCGACGTGATCGTGTCCCAGCACGGCGGGCGGATTCCGGAGGTCATCATCACCGACACCGGGTCGTATTCCGACATCGTGTTCGGACTGCTGCATCTGATCGGCCGCCAGTACCGGCCGCAGCTGGCGAACCTGCCCGATCAGCGGTTGTGGCGCATCGACGCCCGAGCCGACTACGGGCCGCTGGACAAGGCGGCGCGCGGGGTGATCGACACCGCCAAGATCGCCGCGCACTGGGAGGACATGTGCCGGATCGCGGTGTCGATCCACTCCGGTGAGGTGTCGGCGCACGAGGTCACCAGGATGATCTCCCGCGACGGGCAGCCGACCGCGTTGGGCCAGGCCATCGCCCATTTCGGGCGGATCTTCAAGACCCTGCACATCCTGCGCCTGGCCGACGACGAACCTTACCGGCGCGAGGGCAAGGCCCAGTCCAATCTCGTCGAGGGTCGTCACGACCTGGCGCGCACGATCTATCACGGCCGCAAGGGCGAGATGACCCGCGCCTACTACGAGGGCATGGAAGACCAGCTCTCGGCGCTGGGATTGGTGCTCAATTGCGTCGTCGTGTGGAACACCGTCTACGAGAACCGCGCCCTCGCCGCGCTGCGAGCCGGCGGATACCCGGTGCTCGACACCGATGTCGAGCGATTGTCGGCGTTCGTGCGCGCCCACATCGGCATCGACGGGCACTACAGCTTCCACCTGCCCGACCCCAGCGGAGTTCACCGACCGCTGCGCGACCCGGACGCCGACGACGACGAGTAGCGCGAGTCGAAGGGTGGCGGATGACCGCTCAGGACCTGACGACGCATGTCGGCGGAAGTCTCTCCTGAGCCGCGAAACAGGCCACGGCCTGCACCTCTACCTCCGACCTGACCCAACAAACTACCGCTAGATTACGGTCACGGAGAGCGTCAGTTTGTCGCTGTGCGGCACGCCCGTCCGGTCGAGGAAGTCACACATGTCATCGATCATCGGCTGCATGAGCAGCTGCCCCAGCTGACGAACCATCAGCCCGATGACCTGTGAGGACTCGGATCGCCGTGTCGAGGTCTTGCCCGAATAGCGGAGTTTGGAGATCTCTCTGCGACTCAGGTCGGTCAGCCGCTCGAGTAACTCGCTCT
Coding sequences within:
- a CDS encoding Tn3 family transposase — translated: MTDEGGYGRFGALSRQELERYCYLDDEDRRLIAARRRDYNRLGFAVQVVTVRHLGMFLADPLDVPPALIEYLAEQLEISDPSMVKRYTDREKTKLEHAWEIQQVYGLKPFGEMESELTSWIVDQAWMTGDGPKAIFGDAVTWLRKRQALLPGITTLERLIGDGRNAADARLWRQLGEQLTSESASALLRLLEVPAEGGQKVSELERLRKGVFKASSKGMLAALRRVVDLQAVGVDSIDVRAIPPRRLTGLATYGLASKAAALRRLPTREQRLAVLAATVVVLSARAVDDVLETFDMLMTTKLLSKAERESREEKLRRYPRVSRNAGKLAAAVKVLLEMVEVNQDVGLGVVLDMIEKTVTRAELRHAVQAVDELVPADDAELDGQRLIELAGKFATVRPFLSMLMDTIEFGATSDGAAVLAAMKTLAELLTSRSSGKIPANLLDARKVDHDLIVGAWKRLIYTPGRPEGTVDRNSYTICVLEQFHRHLKHRSIFAVRSSRWRDPRAHLLAGEAWEAARDAGMNALGLPAAPTQLLTDHATALETAYRELAARLGEDTPASIDADGKLHVAALDAKAEPASLVDLRRRVEAMIPRVDLPELVTEVMSWHPGFTEAFTHTSGNEARVADLGLSVAAVLCSYAMNVGFKPVTTPGVDALTRDRLLHVDQCYVRAETIEAANAVLVDAQADIPLAQAWGGGLVASVDGMRFVVPVRTHNARPNPKYFGRKLGITWLNMLNDQSAGLAGKVLRGTPRDSLHTIDVIVSQHGGRIPEVIITDTGSYSDIVFGLLHLIGRQYRPQLANLPDQRLWRIDARADYGPLDKAARGVIDTAKIAAHWEDMCRIAVSIHSGEVSAHEVTRMISRDGQPTALGQAIAHFGRIFKTLHILRLADDEPYRREGKAQSNLVEGRHDLARTIYHGRKGEMTRAYYEGMEDQLSALGLVLNCVVVWNTVYENRALAALRAGGYPVLDTDVERLSAFVRAHIGIDGHYSFHLPDPSGVHRPLRDPDADDDE